TTGATACCGCCTCTTTCGTTGATTTTTTCGATTGCAAACTCATAACCATCACGGTAGTAGCGGCCCGTATTAGCGAGAGGCCCAGTGACCTGTACTGAAGCACCTAAGGTGATGGTTCCCGCAAACGCTGAACTGGCTACGGAGAAAACTACGGCCATAAGAAACAATTGGATTGTGCGCATCATTTTGATTCCTCCTCGTTTGGGATTTTTATGAATTGGATGAACTGCCTGAGGCTAAATTTGAGATCCTCCAGACAACCTCGCAATGAACTGTTGCCTACGACCTGAAGCCAAGTATGTTGGTCTTTGTTGGTAGTTTAACCGGCAGGGCACCCCTTTACAATCTACTGCATTTTGTGATGGAGAAATAATATAAAGACAGGTAGCAAAAAACCATTGCAAATATTGTCATTCTTGCTGGATTTTCCGGCACGTAGCGGAACCGCCGGGAATTGGTCCGTGGAGTCGAAATGGTCCCAGTCGTCCAGGCAATAGGCGAAGCTATTGCCGAGCAAAAGGTATCTTACGCCGCAAGCGAAACCGGCCGAGACGGGTTTGAACGCGTGCTATCGCAGCTGTGCCGGGAATGAATCGGCGGGTACTACAGTTTCGGCGCTTCTGTTTGCGGACGGTTGGCAGTGCGGCGACTGTATTTATTTTTCGCTCGATAAAAGGCGAGCACGCCAGGTCGGCAGGTAGAGCAGCACGTTCATTTGCATACCGCGAGGGCCAGGGCTTGGAGCACGTCGCCGCTGCGGTTATTTTGCACAAAAGCGGCCACACCCGAATCCTGCAATTTCCATCCAGGTTTGAGATTGAATGTCTGCTGAATCTGGGCATCGCCTTGCGAATCGATGGAAACGGGCCCAATCAGTTCGCGCACCACAAAGTCGTGGTGTAGAGTGTGCCCGCTGTTTTCCCCGGCTTTTATATCGTTGCTGAGATTGTTCTCGTAAAGCGCGAGATAGATTTCGGTGTTTTGGCGTTCGGACGCGCTAGGCACCACAATTTTTCCGGAGATATGCAGTTTGCCCTGAGCAGGCGTGCTTAGGGTCAGGCTAATATTCGCGAGCGGTTTCAGTCGGTTGATTTCCTTGACCCTTTCGCTTGTGCTGTCCCATATGAGACCGCGACGATAATCTTTTCCATCCAGCACCAGTTGCGGCGTGTAGACGAAGTTGGACCGGTTGATATGGGCCATCTGGCGCTGGCGCTCGGAGAAATTTGGTTGCGCGAATTCGTCTCGCCACCCCAAGTAGTTCCAATAGTCCACGTGAAAAGCCAGCGGAACAATCCGGTCGCTGGTAAGACCCTCGGACGGAAGTCGGCTTAGCCACTCATCGGCAGGCGGGCAACTGCTGCAGCCTTCCGAAGTATAGAGTTCCAGCAAGGCCACGCGTTGCTTCCCGCTACTTGCCGAGCATTGGCCACCAGAAGCGGGAGAAATGACGCTGCTGAAAAGAATTGCTGCCAGGAAAATGCTTGCGTTTTTCATAGAATGCTGTGGCCTCACGACACCTGCGAATTAGTCGCTCAAATCCCCGAAAAATGACAGCCGCCAAAATGATAAGTTCAGCAGAATGTTTTTCATGTAACAGCTATTTTGATATCATTTAACTTCAGTTTATGCTCAATATTGATCTTCACAGCCATTCTACCGTTTCAGACGGACTGTTATCTCCTGAAGAATTAATGCAGCGGGCAGCATCAAGAGGGGTTTGCGCGCTGGCCCTCACCGATCACGATGATATTGGCGGACTGTCGCGCGCCCGCGACGCTGCATATCGACTCGGGATACATTTTATCAACGGGGTGGAAATTTCGGTTAGCCGGTGCAGCCAGACTTTGCATATCGTGGGTTTGCGCATTAATCCGGAATATCCGGCGTTGTTGCGGGGACTGGAAGTTATCCGGTTAAGCCGCGCGGGACGCGCGCAGAGGATTGCAGCCGAACTTGAAAAATCGGGAATACGCGACAGCCTGGCTGGAGCGGCCCGATACGCCGGTAATCCTAATCTGATTGGGCGCGCTCACTTTGCGCGTTTTCTCGTCGAACGGGGTATTGCGGAGGATGTGAAAAGCGTATTCCAGAAATTTCTCAAACGAGGCAAGCCGGGCTACGTGGAGCACCGTTGGGTATCGCTCGCGGAAGCGGTAACCTGGATCACGGCAAGCGGGGGTATTGCGGTTTTAGCGCATCCAGGCCGCTACCCGGTTAGCGCCACACAAATGCAGCAGCTGCTTGGCGAGTTCAAGGAGCTGGGCGGCGCGGCCCTCGAAGTGGTGTCCGGGAGCCATACGTCGGAACAGTATGCGGTTTTTGCGCGGTATTCGAAACAATTCGACCTGCTTGCGTCAGTCGGCTCGGATTTTCACGGTCCCGGAGAAAGCCGCCGCGACGTTGGTCAGTTGCCGGAATTGCCCGATGGCTGCGTGCCGGTGTGGGAATTATGGTCGGATTCGAAGTCCGACGTGCGTGCAAAAAGACAAGTGTGAGATTTTGCATGGCGCAGTTCTTTTCGATACATATCGATAACCCTCAGCGGCGGCTCATTCGGCAGGCTGCGGCAATAATTCGCGATGGTGGCGTCATCGTCTATCCAACCGACTCCTGTTATGCGCTGGGTTGCCACATTGGAGACAAAAATGCCATGCGGCGCATAAGAGAAATTCGCAGCGTGGACGAAAAACATCATTTCACGCTGGTTTGCCGCGATCTTTCGGAAATCTCGCGCTATGCCAGGGTGGATAACCGACAATACCGCCTGCTTAAGGCTGCAACGCCGGGAAGCTATACTTTTATTCTTCGTGCGAGCCGCGAAGTGCCGAAGCGATTGCAGCATCCAAAGCGCAAAACGATTGGACTGCGCGTACCAAATCACGCCGTGGTGCGCGAGTTGCTGGGCGAAATGAATGAACCCCTCTTAAGCAGCACTTTGCTATTGCCAGGCGACAATATGCCACTCAATGACGCCACGGAAATCCGCAATCGCCTCGAGCACAGCGTGAATTTGGTGTTGGATGGTGGCCCGTGTGGCGTAGAGATGACTACCGTGGTTGATCTTACGGAAGAAATCCCGTTACTGCTGCGCAAGGGCAAAGGTAGTCCGTCGGTATTCGGACTGCACTAAGAGAAAATGGGTTCAGATTTAATTCGGACCATCGCGATTTATGCGTTACCGGTGATATTTGCCATAACCTTGCATGAAGCGGCGCATGGTTACGTCGCCAAGCATTTCGGCGACATGACGGCCTATGCGCAGGGGCGCATAAGTCTTAACCCCCTTCGGCATATCGACATGACAGGTACCATTATCGTGCCGCTGGTGCTGCTCCTGATAAGCAAACTTTTTGGAGGGAGTGGAATACTGTTTGGCTGGGCTAAGCCGGTGCCGGTTAATTTCTCCGGTCTACGCCATCCCAAACAGGATATGTTTTGGGTCGCAGCCGCCGGTCCGGGGGCGAATCTGATTATGGCGATGTTTTGGGCTCTGGTGCTTAAGTTTGCGCTCACCATTCCTGCGAGTGCTTATACGCTCCCCATGAGCCTTATGGGGAAGGCAGGCATCCAGATTAATGTGGTGCTAATGGTGCTAAATCTTTTGCCGGTTCCGCCGTTGGACGGCGGCCGAATCG
The sequence above is drawn from the Burkholderiales bacterium genome and encodes:
- a CDS encoding 3',5'-nucleoside bisphosphate phosphatase, whose protein sequence is MLNIDLHSHSTVSDGLLSPEELMQRAASRGVCALALTDHDDIGGLSRARDAAYRLGIHFINGVEISVSRCSQTLHIVGLRINPEYPALLRGLEVIRLSRAGRAQRIAAELEKSGIRDSLAGAARYAGNPNLIGRAHFARFLVERGIAEDVKSVFQKFLKRGKPGYVEHRWVSLAEAVTWITASGGIAVLAHPGRYPVSATQMQQLLGEFKELGGAALEVVSGSHTSEQYAVFARYSKQFDLLASVGSDFHGPGESRRDVGQLPELPDGCVPVWELWSDSKSDVRAKRQV
- a CDS encoding L-threonylcarbamoyladenylate synthase, translating into MAQFFSIHIDNPQRRLIRQAAAIIRDGGVIVYPTDSCYALGCHIGDKNAMRRIREIRSVDEKHHFTLVCRDLSEISRYARVDNRQYRLLKAATPGSYTFILRASREVPKRLQHPKRKTIGLRVPNHAVVRELLGEMNEPLLSSTLLLPGDNMPLNDATEIRNRLEHSVNLVLDGGPCGVEMTTVVDLTEEIPLLLRKGKGSPSVFGLH
- a CDS encoding site-2 protease family protein encodes the protein MGSDLIRTIAIYALPVIFAITLHEAAHGYVAKHFGDMTAYAQGRISLNPLRHIDMTGTIIVPLVLLLISKLFGGSGILFGWAKPVPVNFSGLRHPKQDMFWVAAAGPGANLIMAMFWALVLKFALTIPASAYTLPMSLMGKAGIQINVVLMVLNLLPVPPLDGGRIAVSLLPHRLSHRFSSIEPYGLFILLLLLFSGVLGIIMWPLVNTVMRLISSVLNL
- a CDS encoding DUF1223 domain-containing protein, which encodes MKNASIFLAAILFSSVISPASGGQCSASSGKQRVALLELYTSEGCSSCPPADEWLSRLPSEGLTSDRIVPLAFHVDYWNYLGWRDEFAQPNFSERQRQMAHINRSNFVYTPQLVLDGKDYRRGLIWDSTSERVKEINRLKPLANISLTLSTPAQGKLHISGKIVVPSASERQNTEIYLALYENNLSNDIKAGENSGHTLHHDFVVRELIGPVSIDSQGDAQIQQTFNLKPGWKLQDSGVAAFVQNNRSGDVLQALALAVCK